From the Candidatus Peregrinibacteria bacterium genome, one window contains:
- a CDS encoding NOL1/NOP2/sun family putative RNA methylase, protein MKDATGPLAFWNRYQKILGNDFDAFYAAQHASLPKTLRVNTLRNTVPEFLEWAKKYHPDWKLTSHPFSSEIFLIDRDQRHHPLGKNLGHIQGRFYIQEASSALPPLALKVVPGQRVLDIASAPGSKSTQIAGLLQAQGSLFSNEFSGSRIKVLAANLQRCGVPNAIVSHLSGERFGNLLPEYFDRILVDAPCTGEGTFRKDRNALLNWSLQRILAAGKLQKSLLRSAFQALKPYGILVYSTCTLAPEENEGVLRSLLAEFGDAVEICDLSGLFLEAHRAQGLSEFVSEQFSFAPKVLRVWPHLFNSEGFFVAAIRKTESLRNSKHLPPLRKERAGSLQILPEKHSQEIQKAFSSAFQFSLPPHILIAERKGFLWGIPQGAEDAMPLLSPDRPGILLGKMHRNKLRISHECAVAFGVHFSGNLVLECSAEEARAFLRGENLVSPPHLPEKADILLRFQGLPLGLTRKVEGSLKNNLPRNFLMEDVH, encoded by the coding sequence ATGAAAGACGCAACGGGACCATTGGCTTTTTGGAATCGATACCAAAAGATATTGGGGAACGATTTTGACGCATTTTATGCGGCACAACATGCTTCACTTCCAAAAACTCTTCGGGTCAATACTCTTCGAAATACGGTTCCAGAGTTTCTGGAATGGGCGAAAAAATATCATCCAGATTGGAAATTAACGTCACACCCTTTTTCTTCTGAAATTTTTCTTATTGATCGGGATCAACGTCACCATCCCCTTGGAAAGAATCTTGGGCATATACAGGGACGCTTTTATATTCAGGAGGCGAGTAGTGCGCTTCCTCCGTTGGCGCTCAAGGTTGTTCCAGGGCAACGCGTTCTCGATATAGCATCGGCACCAGGGAGCAAATCCACGCAAATAGCAGGGCTTCTTCAAGCACAAGGAAGCCTGTTTTCAAACGAATTTTCGGGAAGCCGTATCAAAGTACTGGCGGCAAATCTTCAGCGATGTGGCGTACCAAATGCAATTGTATCCCATCTTTCGGGAGAGCGTTTCGGGAATCTCCTTCCAGAATATTTTGATCGTATTCTTGTCGATGCCCCCTGTACGGGTGAGGGGACATTTCGAAAAGACAGAAATGCACTTTTAAACTGGTCATTACAGAGAATTTTAGCGGCGGGAAAACTTCAAAAATCTCTCCTTCGTTCCGCTTTTCAGGCATTGAAACCTTATGGAATTCTTGTGTATTCCACTTGTACGCTTGCTCCAGAAGAAAATGAAGGAGTTCTTCGTTCTCTTCTTGCAGAGTTTGGAGATGCTGTTGAAATATGCGATCTTTCGGGGCTTTTTTTAGAAGCGCATCGCGCACAGGGGCTTTCGGAGTTTGTATCGGAACAGTTTTCTTTTGCGCCAAAAGTGCTTCGTGTATGGCCACATCTTTTCAATTCCGAGGGTTTTTTTGTTGCGGCAATTCGTAAAACAGAGTCTCTTAGAAACTCCAAACACCTTCCCCCTCTTCGAAAGGAAAGAGCAGGATCTCTTCAAATTCTCCCCGAAAAACACTCTCAAGAAATTCAAAAAGCATTCTCTTCTGCTTTTCAGTTTTCCCTTCCTCCCCATATTCTCATAGCAGAACGAAAAGGGTTTTTGTGGGGAATTCCTCAGGGGGCTGAGGATGCGATGCCCCTTCTTTCTCCAGATCGTCCCGGAATTTTGCTCGGAAAAATGCATCGAAATAAACTCCGTATTTCTCACGAATGTGCTGTTGCTTTTGGCGTTCATTTTTCTGGAAATCTTGTTCTTGAGTGTTCTGCGGAAGAAGCACGGGCATTTTTAAGAGGAGAAAACCTTGTATCTCCTCCTCATCTTCCTGAAAAAGCAGATATTCTTTTGCGTTTTCAGGGTCTTCCTCTTGGGCTCACAAGAAAAGTAGAGGGGAGTCTAAAAAATAATCTTCCTCGAAATTTTCTCATGGAAGATGTTCACTGA
- a CDS encoding MiaB/RimO family radical SAM methylthiotransferase has translation MKFFFKTLGCKMNWLDSARLSAGLQLAGHTEAQNEVEADIIFINSCTVTARADRQSRQEASRAMRIKKKVAIFGCGPKADSEIWKKHFPNLLIFSDDTHFRSFFQIPEEANECLASTNRMRIPIAIQNGCDNQCTFCITRIARGKTEDIPSELLLRQISRAESLGVREIVLTGIQLASWGCGNSECFPEKTKLPVLLEEILRHTTHLRVRLSSLGPQFLRKEFFEVFSHPRICDHLHLSVQSGSSSVLKKMNRGHGREEVYFAVENARKKRPNVAITGDFITGFPTESGQDFLETETLVTNLAFAKLHVFPFSARTGTSASNFAGQIPVSIRKERAAMLRKTGDKLRKTFLAQQMGQLLEVLVEGGGQGTSGNYIRLKGENAPLGAILPIHLTPKNIAEDF, from the coding sequence ATGAAATTTTTCTTCAAAACTCTTGGCTGTAAAATGAATTGGCTTGATTCTGCTCGTCTTTCTGCAGGGCTTCAGCTTGCGGGGCATACTGAGGCGCAAAATGAAGTAGAGGCGGATATTATTTTTATCAACTCTTGTACAGTGACAGCTCGAGCAGATCGGCAGAGTCGACAAGAGGCGAGTCGAGCAATGCGAATCAAAAAAAAAGTAGCGATTTTTGGATGCGGACCAAAAGCAGATTCTGAGATATGGAAAAAGCATTTTCCCAATCTCCTTATTTTTTCTGATGATACTCATTTTCGTTCGTTTTTTCAGATTCCTGAGGAAGCCAATGAATGTCTCGCTTCCACGAATCGAATGCGAATTCCCATTGCTATTCAGAATGGGTGTGATAATCAATGTACGTTTTGTATTACGCGTATTGCGCGTGGAAAAACAGAAGACATTCCATCTGAACTTCTTTTGCGACAAATTTCTCGAGCAGAATCTTTGGGGGTACGAGAAATAGTTTTGACCGGAATTCAATTGGCAAGTTGGGGATGCGGAAACTCCGAATGTTTTCCCGAAAAGACAAAACTTCCCGTGCTTCTTGAAGAAATTTTGAGACACACAACACACCTTCGAGTCCGTCTCAGTTCTTTGGGACCACAGTTTTTACGGAAAGAATTTTTTGAAGTATTTTCGCATCCAAGAATTTGTGATCACCTTCATCTTTCTGTGCAATCTGGCTCTTCTTCGGTGCTCAAAAAAATGAATCGTGGACACGGAAGAGAAGAAGTCTATTTTGCCGTGGAAAACGCTCGAAAGAAACGTCCAAATGTTGCTATTACGGGAGATTTTATTACGGGATTTCCAACAGAATCGGGGCAAGATTTTTTGGAAACGGAAACTCTTGTCACAAATCTTGCATTTGCAAAGCTTCATGTTTTTCCTTTTTCTGCGCGAACGGGAACATCGGCATCAAATTTTGCTGGGCAGATTCCTGTTTCCATTCGGAAAGAGCGTGCCGCAATGCTTCGAAAAACAGGAGATAAGTTGAGAAAAACATTTCTTGCTCAACAAATGGGACAACTTCTTGAGGTACTTGTGGAAGGGGGAGGTCAGGGAACGAGCGGAAATTACATTCGTTTAAAAGGAGAAAATGCTCCTTTGGGGGCGATTCTTCCAATACACCTTACTCCCAAGAATATTGCGGAAGATTTTTAA
- a CDS encoding PrsW family intramembrane metalloprotease, with protein MIDIFLRAAERPTEFFFCLALALIPTVVWFLIFGPRHRGRWGSIFATFCAGMLAGAIILSYQFFWGARFDLIFFVIEPNDFDSAIRVQIGNVLLSSLLVFLSVGFLEEYAKHWVVKKVDHNIFESIDDVIEFSIIGALGFAFLENAGYFFLLMVRGDMENLVTLFVVRSIFVVFIHILCSGIYGYFYGLGYFAKPVLSERVRKGKTPALPFFLHRIANFRPTSVFRDEMVTVGLLLAMTIHGAYDFLLEIGTLGQFASLFTEQTMHFSGENIQIHWILLPMILVFGFSYLSYLLNKKEHQVRYGHLETHEVFVPQT; from the coding sequence ATGATTGATATTTTTTTACGGGCAGCAGAGCGTCCTACAGAATTTTTCTTCTGTTTAGCACTTGCGCTCATTCCCACTGTTGTTTGGTTTCTTATTTTTGGACCTCGCCACAGGGGACGCTGGGGAAGTATTTTTGCTACCTTTTGTGCGGGAATGCTTGCAGGAGCGATTATTCTCTCGTATCAATTTTTTTGGGGCGCTCGATTCGATCTTATCTTTTTTGTTATCGAGCCAAACGATTTTGATTCTGCCATTCGAGTACAAATTGGAAACGTTCTCCTCTCGAGTCTGCTTGTTTTTCTCTCAGTAGGATTCCTTGAAGAATACGCAAAACATTGGGTGGTGAAGAAGGTTGATCATAATATATTTGAGTCTATTGATGATGTGATTGAATTTTCTATTATCGGAGCACTCGGATTTGCCTTTCTTGAAAATGCTGGATACTTCTTTCTCCTTATGGTTCGTGGGGATATGGAAAATTTAGTGACCCTTTTTGTCGTACGCTCTATTTTTGTCGTATTTATCCATATTCTTTGTTCTGGAATTTACGGATATTTTTATGGACTCGGATACTTTGCAAAACCAGTGCTCAGCGAGCGAGTTCGGAAAGGAAAAACTCCTGCACTCCCCTTCTTTCTTCATCGCATTGCAAACTTTCGACCAACCTCAGTATTTCGTGATGAAATGGTCACAGTAGGACTTCTTCTTGCCATGACTATTCACGGTGCCTACGATTTCTTGCTTGAAATTGGAACGCTTGGACAGTTTGCCTCACTCTTTACTGAACAAACCATGCATTTTTCTGGAGAGAATATTCAAATTCATTGGATCCTCCTCCCCATGATTCTTGTCTTTGGATTTTCGTATCTCTCGTATCTCCTCAACAAAAAAGAACACCAAGTTCGCTATGGACACCTAGAGACGCATGAGGTATTTGTTCCACAGACATAA